AGAATTTGCCTGAGGGGCACAAAGCCCATAGTTCATCCAGAAAGGGCGCTATATCGAAGGGCTAGAATTGGCTAGGCTGAAAGTTATCTTCAAGTGTATGTGTTAGGGTAAGGGCAGCTAaaaattcattctctttcctccccctACACCACTCCTAGCTCCCAGATAGGAGGATAGGGGGCTCCTGAGCAGGGAATAGTCACAGTCCTCACAAGTTTCATCTGATTCCCAGAGCTTCCAGCAGTGAGTGGGGCATGGTGctgcctgcctccttcccccagcTCAGAGCTTCTTCTCTCCGCCTGTGAGCACCAGGGCCTGCAGGATGTCAGACAGTGATACAATTCCCTTGACCACATCATTCTCATCCACCACTACAAGTCGGTGAACCTGGTGTAGAGCAACAAGGGAGAAAGGGAACGTTTAGTGCCAGCCTCAGTTAAGGTGGGCCCCTCAGCCCCTACCCTCCATGCCCAACTCCACTCTCAAGGCTGCTCTCTCAGCCGTTTGATGGCTACTGGCCTCCTTACCTCTGCTTCCACAAGCCTGTTGATGATGGTCTCTAGAGTCTCATGCAGGTAGCACTTAAGAACACCCTCAAAGTAGTGTGATCGATGTTGTAGAGCTTTAGTCACAGACACATCTAGGTTGTTGTAGGTCTTTTCTGCTGCCAGATTctggggggagagaggaagcagcTTGCAGGGAAGCAAGAGAGCCAGCCCCTAAACTCTGAACCCACCCAACCTCACCAGAGGGATTTGGGGCAAATTGTTGGCCATGCTCACAGCCATACTCAGTTCATTCAAGTCCTTTTCAAATAGGATTTGAAAGCTTGGAAGCTTCCAAGACCCTTAGGTCCCAGAAGAgactcccctctccctccactccAACACCCCCTACCCATTCCCTACCTCCCAGTCCCTCCACAATCACTCACGATAACATCAAACTTGGAGTAGATGTCCACCACACGACCTAGGGGGACAGAGGTAGCTCAGCAAAGAGAATCTGGCATCCAAGACTCCCTCTACCCACAGAACCACCCTCCTGGCCAAGCTGAGGGGAAAGCAGATTCTCTCAGAGCCACCCTGACTTCTCTGGATCTCTCCCTCTCCCAGACTTTGGCCCAATCTCTTACCTTTCTCATCCACCACTGGCAGCGCCGAGACTCTATGCTGTACAAAGATGCCCAGAGCCACGTAGACAGGGGTGGTAGTGCGGACCATAGCAATATTGGCATAGGTGCCAATCTGTAGCTCTTCCAGAGACTTAGACATGAACTCTGGCTTGGGAAACTCTGTGATCTGAGGAAAAAACCATCAGCTTGACTATCaaggcccccaaaccacctctgGATACCTCTCCAACCCAATATATAAGAATACAAACTGGGCTAAGGAGCACTTACAAACAATTTGAGGAACTTCAGGATGCGCTTGTGGGTGAGGATGTATAAAGTGTTGCCTGATTCTGGGTCAATAACTGGCAGCCTGTGGATCTTGTTTCGAATTAATGAAGATACAGCATCAAACAAGCTGTGGGAAGGCGGGATATAATGGTAAGTTCCACAGTGCTGGGACTGAGGGTGGTTAAATAtactttgtaaaatttatatatatccaATAAGACtaccaaaaaatgtatatataaacaggATAAACTGGTGGTTAGGGAAGGGGGCAGTGTGCAGACCAGActtagagagagagacagtgtgtgtgttgggacaagtgtcttttctctcttctgcccCTTTCCCTGGATTTTTATAGGACTTTAGCTATACTGATGTCAAGGCTCTTCCCTTTTTCAGACACAGGGATAGCTGGAACTCACCTGGCATTAGGAGAAATGCAGACAAGTGGTTTAAAGGAGTCCTGTAGATACACCTCTGAAAGGAAAAGTGATGGTTCACAAAATGCCACCTTGGGAAAGTGTTTCTCAGGAATCACcatgcttttattcttttacaatCCCCAATTCTCTACATACCTCTCCAAGTTTCTATCTTGTGTTCTTCTAGCTCATAGATCTGTACCTGGAAGCAGAAACAACAGAATTTGAGACCTGCTCTCTCTGCTTCATTAAGCTCTTGTGGCTTGTTGGGAAGAACAGAAATGAGGGACTCTGGGAAGGGAAAGTGGTTTTGGTCATTTGGCTAAAGTTCCTTACCAAGGCTGATTTATAGTAGCGATGCAGGATGTTGATGAAATCGGTGATGGTCAGCATGCCTAAAAGCCAAGACAAGAGCCCTCAGCCTACCCAAAGTTTCTCTTCTTGCCCAGCACAAGATGCCAATGATAATGTGTTCCAGAAACTTTTGCTTACCCACAAAACTTTGCTTCTTACTATCCCACAAAGGGGCAGCTCGTACACCATTAGTCACCAAAGCAAAGAAAGCTTTCTTCACCTGTAGCCAAGAGAGTAATAATCATAAAAGGAAAGACACAGAGGGCAGGACTGTAAAAAAGAACAGGGGTTGGACAGTTTGGGGAAAATTCATAGAAGAACAAGGATATTACCCTGGGGATGAAATAGGATGAGGAGTATTGAAACAGAGGCTCCAAAAATGAGGGAAAGGGAAACCCACCTGCAGGGAAGTATCGAATACAACCAATTTGGAGCTCGTGGGAATCAGGTCATAGCAGCGATGAGACTTCATGAAGGAAGTATACACACTATTGTTGGATTCTGGGGTCTCTGCATAGGGTGGAATAGTTAGTAGTTTTCTTCTACCCAACAACTCCCAATCAAAAGACAAAGTGGTTCtagtttctcaaatatttaaaacatgattttgtaTAAAGCCCTTTATTCTATTTGGTTTGTTCCTATTGTTTCCACAAAACCTGGATAAACCCCTTAGGAACCATTTCATCCAACCCCTATCTCCAGGTAAGATTATATCTACTGGCTCCTTAAGTAAAAGAAGgctaactattaataaaacaggAAGTCTATAATATCTCTCTTTAACCTGTCCTAGTCTAGAaacttttctcatctttaacCCAAGTTTTTCCTTTCATATATTTAGCACATTTCACTTGTCCTCTTTTCTCAATGAAGATGAAAAACCAAGTAAGCTTCTTAAAATTCCTCCAAGACCATGCTGCtgcagtggtacatgcctgtagtcatagtcacttggaaggctgaggcaggaggattgtctgagcccaggagttcaagtccagcatgggcaacatagtgagatcttgtctcaatttaaacaaacaaacaaacaaacaaacaaacaaacaaaggaaagTCATGCTCCAAGCTGGGCTATTTCTCATTAACACTAAGTTGGAGCCCAGTGTTCAATCAACCTGGCCCAAAATACCCTGAGTGTCCATTCTGGCACCCTGTGAATCAGAAATCATTCTACCTACTCTGACAAATGAGAGATCTGGCTAGGTTTACCTTTCTAATTCCTATGATTCTAGTTACTTGCTCTAAATTGGAGAAGCAATTCCCCCAAATTAATAGCCTGAATGTACTATGTACTATGTTatgtgtacttaaaaatattacatactttaatctttataacaaatCTGTAAGGTAAGTATTATCATCATGTTTCAGATGAGAACACAGGTACAGAGCAGTTAAAGaaactgctcaaggtcacaaattAATAAGTGGCAAGAAAGACTCAATCCCAGATCtacctgatttctttcttttttttttttgagacagagtctccctttgttgcccaggctagagtgagtgccgtggcatcagcctagctcacagcaacttcaaactcctgggctcaagcaatcctgctacctcagcctcttgagtagctgggactacaggcatgtgccaccatgcccggctaattttttctatatatattagttggccaattaatttgtttctatttatagtagagacggggtctcgctcttgctcaggctgttttcaaactcctgacctcgagcaatccgtctgccttggcctcccagagtgctaggattacaggcgtgagccactgtgccaggccccagATCTACCTGATTTCAAAGTTCATGCTCTTAAATCTtttcacagttgtttttttttttttttctttttgagacagagtctcgctttgttgctcaggctagagtgagttcagtggcgtcagcctagctcacagcaacctcaaactcctgggctcaagcaatcctactgcctcagcctcccaagtagctggtaccacaggcatgcgccaccatgcctggctaattttttctatatatgttagttggccaattaatttcttcctatttatagtagagaagatggggtctcgctcttgctcaggttagtttcaaactcctggactcaaacgatctgcccgcctcggcctcccagagagctaggattataggtgtgagccaccgcgcccagcctcacagttgattttttaatattcaacTTTTTTACCAAAGTTATACAGGCATATAGTTTAAAGAGGCcaatagttttataaattttgttaagaaaaacTGCAGTTCCTGTACCCACCTTCCATATTACCCCTCCCCAGAGATGAGCACATTCACCCCTTTTAGCTGATTATTTTGGTACTTATTTCTGTGCTTAAATAACATGCTTGTATTGctactttatcattttttcatttggGGGCATTATCTATTATTATCTTCCTGTGAAGGaagatgagaaattttttttgttttttttttagaagatgaGAACTTTTAGTTCTCTTTCCTACTAGGAATCCACCACAAACATGTACTTCCCAGCATCCCCCATTCTTCCAGAAGTTAAACCACAATGTTGGttacatcagtatttttttttcttttttttttttttttgacaaaataccctcagattctaaacatcagtatttatttattttgagacagagtctcactctgttgcccgggctagagtgccatggtatcagtctcgctcacagcaacctcaaactcctgggcttaagtgatcctcctgcctcagcctcccaagtagctgggactatagacatgcgccaccatgcccagctaattttttctatatattttcagttggccaattattatttttttttttctatttttagtagagatgaggtcttgctcttcctcaggctggtttcgaactcctgaccttgagcaatcctcccacctgggcctcccagagtgctaggattacaggcataagccactgtgcccagccctacATCAgtatttaaatcattttgaggctaggcatggtggctcacaccagcaatcccagcactttaggaggctgtggagggagggaagattgcttgagcccaggagtttgagatcagcctgggcaacatagtaagatttCATctccacaaataaaaaaaatcagccaggcatggtggagcataccctatagtcctagctattcaagaggctgaggtgggaggatctcttaagcccaggaatttgaggttacagtgacctatgattgtgccactacactctaatttgggcaacagagcaagaccctatctcaaaaagaaaaaaaaatcattttgactGAATATTTATTACTCAGAGGTAAGCCAAAGAgtaaactctgattttttttgttcattctttcacaACTTTGTTTTCCCTGGATTTAATAATGGTCTTgtccttttgtttatttgattttctatgtAGAGTACTTATAACTAATTCAACCCCAAAACTCTTCACCAATTGTTTAAATCTCCTTTCAAGACATTCAGAAGCATTAGATAGTCTATTAAACTACCCAAAGAAGTCTCTCTGGAGCCTTCTGACCTGTTTATCTCTGGCTGGTTTGCCTGGTGTGTACTGCTGTCATCCTGAGATCTTCCTTCATCACCATCCAGGGGACCCCTTTCACATCTCTCCTCTAATGGCATTCCTGTTTCCTGTATCccatgttttcatcttttttgatTACTCCCTTGTTTTGGTGGAACATATCTTCCAGTAGCTTCCTGAGAAAGGGCGCATGGGAAGTAAAATTTTTGAGACCTTGCAGCTTGTAGATATCTTTACCCTCATCCTTGCTTTATAATTtggctggatatagaattctaggttggaatTTATTTTCCTGCAGAATGTTGAAGGCACTGCTCCAATGCCTGTTAGCTGCTAGTGTTGTTAAAAGTCCACGGCAATTCTGATTCTTTGTAAGTGActtgttttttcctctctggaaacTCATGGgatcttctctttgtttctagTGTTCTGAAATCTCATGAAGATTGTGCTTTGGTGGGTCAATTTCATCCATTATGCTGAATATTCAATGGGTTCTTTCAGTATGAAAACTAATGTCCTTCAGTTTCAGGAAATGTTTTTGAatcattttcttgattattttctcccttctgagttgccatttttctctttctctgactccTATTATTTAGATATTGGACCTTCTAGACTGATAACTTTAATGTttggggattttgtttgttttagtgggTGGTGGTAGCTgttaaaatatcttctctcattttctacttctttgtttttgtttttgtttttttttttgagacagagtctcactctgttgcccaggctagagtgccatggtatcagcctcgctcacagcaacctcaaactcctgggctcaagcaatccttctgcctcagcctcccaagtagctaggactacaggcatgcaccaccatgcccagctaatttttttttctatatattttagttagccaattaatttctttctacttttagtagatatagggtctcactcttgctcatgctggtttccaactcctgaccttgagcgatcaccCGCCTCaccctcctagagtgctaggattacaggcgttaagtcactgtgcccagcctttctttagtttttaactCTACTTTCTGAGAAATTTCTTCATCTTGATTTTCCAAACTTACTACCaggtttaaaatttttgttatttttaatttctaagatctttttgttttctgaaaattccttttttgaaaattatattaagtCAATGtagttggtttaaaaaaaagaaagaaaaattataacctATACTTGTTTCATGGTGGAAATATGTTCTTTTACCTGAGAACATAATAATGTTAAAGTGTTCTTCTCTGTGCatcgactttttttttttttttttttgagacagtctccatttgttgcccaggctagagtgagtgccgtggcatcagcctagctcacagcaacctcaaactcttgggctcaagtgatccttctgcctcagcctcctgagtagctgggactacaggcacacgccaccatgcccggctaattttttctatatatagattagttggccaattaatttgtttctatttatagtagagatgaggtctcactcttgctcaggctggttttgaactcctgacctcgagcaatccatccacctcggcttcccagagtgctaggattacaggtgtgagctactgcacccggcctgtgCATCGACTTTTCCTGCCAGTTGCTTTTtgtcttgtttgtttctttttagtgtATGTGGCATTTTGGGCAGCAGTTTGGTTCACTTTTTCCCATAGAGGCTTTCTTTAGATGTTTGGTAATTCTTGGTTTAAAGGAGAATTCAAATTGTATCTTAAGAGTGGAGGCTTTAAAGCTGATTGAAAGCTCTAAGTATGTAAATGAGCCTTGTTAACTGTGAGCTATTTAGATAGGGAACATTCAATACTTATATTTTTAGGACTTTCTCTTCAAGGGGATTCTGGAAAGAAGGATTATTCAATTTTGAACCTGGAGGATGATGTTTCTTCTGCCAGCATTCTGGAAATGGAATGGGGGAAGAGGGCTGAAGGCTCAGTATCCAGTAGTTCATTGCACgctcctttcctggttttagtacaGTACTTCAGCCAAGTGTGCCTGAGTCTCTCTCTAGATCTTCAGTCATTGCTGAAGTTGGGAGGGGGACTTGCCCAACTGTATCTAATGGCATAGGGTATCTTGGGATCTTTACCTTAGACCTTCATGCTTTTTAGCTTTCCTCACTGTTAATTATAATACAGTTTTCTCAGGTCTGCTAAATCACTTACAACTCTTTTGTCTGCTTTCTGGCTTCCAAAAATTCATTACTATTGTCTCGTTTCTTGTTATCCCTATCCTGGTGggtttggtattatttttttaaaaattcctttacaGTGGTTTTAGGGAATTTTTGTGAAGGCAAGAAGGTGGATATATACATTTAATCTATGATCTTTAACTGGAAGCCTACAATTTTCTTTCAAACTTGAGAATTCAGACTCCCAAGAACACATCTTTGGCTATCACTTGAAGATACACTACAATGATTATTAAATACTATCATTTTAGGCCACAGACCCACAAACATATTGGATTTGTGTTTcccagtgttttaaaataattttaatcaattgCCAAACTTAAAAAATCTAAAGATTTACACAAAAATCCAAATTCCCAGTTTCTTTTCGAAATCTGATCTGGCAAAAACAGGTCTTAATTGACCAGACCTGGAAAGTTGCTGATTCCTGCTACATGTGACACAAAATCTAATCTATAGGTTGTCACAGTCATATATAGTCCACTTCACTGCTCAGTCCATATAGATCAGAGGTCCCCAGCCTTTTgagcaccagggaccagtttcaggAGAGGGGTGAGCAATGGCTGTAAATACTGAAGCTTCACTCACTGACTTGCCTGCcccacccactgctcacctcctgcctaTGCAGCCCAGTTCCTAGCAGACCTCGGACCAGCATTGGTCTGTgtcccagggcttggggactACAGATGTAGACAATCTGAGTTTCTGGCTTCTGCCTTGGTGCTAATACAAATGTATTCAGAAACATAAACTAGACACCGACATCATGTGGCAGTAATCAATTATGAAGAGTCATCTAGACAATTCAAAATATGCCTACAACTTTTTTgaatatccataaaataaaaacagaaaatttaaaagatcttgttgaggcagggcgtggtggctcacgcctgtaatcctagcactctgggaggccaaggcaggtggattgctcaaggtcgggagtttgaaaccagcctgagcaaga
This Microcebus murinus isolate Inina chromosome 10, M.murinus_Inina_mat1.0, whole genome shotgun sequence DNA region includes the following protein-coding sequences:
- the PRKAG1 gene encoding 5'-AMP-activated protein kinase subunit gamma-1 isoform X1, with product METVTSSDSSPALENEHPQETPESNNSVYTSFMKSHRCYDLIPTSSKLVVFDTSLQVKKAFFALVTNGVRAAPLWDSKKQSFVGMLTITDFINILHRYYKSALVQIYELEEHKIETWREVYLQDSFKPLVCISPNASLFDAVSSLIRNKIHRLPVIDPESGNTLYILTHKRILKFLKLFITEFPKPEFMSKSLEELQIGTYANIAMVRTTTPVYVALGIFVQHRVSALPVVDEKGRVVDIYSKFDVINLAAEKTYNNLDVSVTKALQHRSHYFEGVLKCYLHETLETIINRLVEAEVHRLVVVDENDVVKGIVSLSDILQALVLTGGEKKL
- the PRKAG1 gene encoding 5'-AMP-activated protein kinase subunit gamma-1 isoform X2; protein product: MKSHRCYDLIPTSSKLVVFDTSLQVKKAFFALVTNGVRAAPLWDSKKQSFVGMLTITDFINILHRYYKSALVQIYELEEHKIETWREVYLQDSFKPLVCISPNASLFDAVSSLIRNKIHRLPVIDPESGNTLYILTHKRILKFLKLFITEFPKPEFMSKSLEELQIGTYANIAMVRTTTPVYVALGIFVQHRVSALPVVDEKGRVVDIYSKFDVINLAAEKTYNNLDVSVTKALQHRSHYFEGVLKCYLHETLETIINRLVEAEVHRLVVVDENDVVKGIVSLSDILQALVLTGGEKKL